The following coding sequences are from one Pseudomonas mendocina window:
- a CDS encoding relaxase/mobilization nuclease domain-containing protein — MILKGSQRGGAKQLARHLLNTAENEHVHVHELRGFMADDLEAAFQEAYAVSRGTRARQFLFSLSMNPPLQENVPTHTFEMAIEAVEQKLGLDGQPRAVVFHEKEGRRHAHVVWSRIDT; from the coding sequence ATGATCCTCAAGGGAAGCCAGCGCGGGGGAGCCAAACAGCTCGCCCGCCACCTGCTCAATACCGCAGAGAATGAGCATGTCCATGTACATGAGCTACGGGGATTCATGGCCGATGACCTGGAGGCGGCTTTTCAGGAGGCCTACGCGGTCAGCCGTGGCACCCGTGCTCGACAATTCCTGTTCTCGCTGAGCATGAATCCACCACTACAGGAAAATGTTCCCACGCATACCTTTGAAATGGCTATCGAGGCCGTGGAACAAAAGCTGGGGCTGGATGGCCAGCCCCGTGCGGTGGTCTTCCACGAAAAGGAAGGCCGCCGTCATGCGCATGTTGTCTGGTCACGGATCGACACCTAA
- a CDS encoding relaxase, giving the protein MKAINLPHYKLKLRDLSKQLYLENGWQMPRGFMDSQERDPANFTLNEWQQAKRGGHDLKALKRMFQECWAIADSRQTFAKALKVRGYTLARGDRRGHVAVDFRGEVYAIAKYVGARAKEVKARLGDAADLMSVDQAKQAHTERMTAMLREHIQMLESLHKRQASTLQQRRKETVQHQREQRAELEKAHRARREREAQQRARRFSTGVRGVRDWMTGKHARIRRQNEQEALLNWQRDRAERERLIFKQIEDRQLLHAEIRQMKQEHARQVAELHRDIADCLERPASHSLDLKGHFGRGHSPVNDNGRERPDREIELGQ; this is encoded by the coding sequence ATGAAGGCCATCAACCTCCCGCACTACAAGCTGAAGCTCCGGGATTTATCCAAACAGCTTTATCTTGAAAACGGCTGGCAGATGCCACGGGGTTTCATGGACAGCCAGGAGCGCGACCCGGCGAATTTCACGCTGAACGAATGGCAACAGGCCAAGCGTGGCGGTCATGACCTCAAAGCCCTGAAACGGATGTTTCAGGAATGCTGGGCTATTGCCGATTCCCGTCAGACGTTCGCCAAGGCTCTGAAAGTGCGCGGTTATACGCTGGCCCGCGGCGACCGTCGCGGGCATGTGGCCGTGGACTTTCGGGGTGAGGTTTACGCCATTGCCAAGTATGTCGGTGCCCGAGCCAAGGAGGTGAAAGCCCGCCTTGGGGATGCCGCCGACCTAATGTCGGTGGATCAGGCCAAACAGGCCCATACCGAGCGGATGACGGCCATGCTCCGCGAGCATATCCAGATGCTTGAATCCCTCCACAAACGGCAAGCCAGCACGCTCCAGCAACGCCGTAAAGAGACTGTCCAGCACCAACGCGAACAACGGGCGGAGCTGGAGAAAGCACACAGGGCTCGCCGCGAGCGTGAAGCCCAGCAACGCGCCCGGCGTTTCTCCACCGGGGTTCGGGGCGTGCGGGATTGGATGACGGGCAAGCACGCCCGTATCCGCCGCCAGAATGAGCAAGAAGCCCTGCTCAACTGGCAACGGGATCGTGCCGAACGGGAACGCCTGATCTTCAAGCAAATTGAGGATCGGCAGCTACTACACGCGGAAATCCGCCAGATGAAGCAGGAGCACGCCCGACAGGTTGCCGAGCTTCACCGGGACATTGCGGATTGCCTTGAACGCCCGGCCTCTCACTCCCTGGACTTGAAGGGGCATTTCGGGCGCGGGCATAGCCCGGTGAACGACAATGGCCGTGAGCGTCCAGACCGGGAAATTGAATTGGGCCAATGA
- a CDS encoding carbon-nitrogen hydrolase family protein produces the protein MRLLITLLLSLALLAGLGSYAYWIEQRPSGHYLSDLRSQIALDLGQPGPRGNLLGIQPELFAADYQSLDRLRLKLAAYLDRAREQGMLSERTVVVLPEHIGTWLLAVGEKEEFYRASDRHQALHWLAASNPLDFLGALLSAEGDTRLDDALLRTKAKAMARDYQQLFGELARDYGITLVAGSIVLPEPRVELGRLEVGRGPLYNVSLVFDQAGNPLGQPQRHLFSASALTTTAPSVLQVLDTPAGKLGVLLGGDASQLTGEKSLAGEQVELLAMPSDLQSHSNDMQLNQQLQTQGIRAGLKVHLRGRLWERSGQSQAQAFDAGQLSQGANDPGAQLINLWL, from the coding sequence ATGCGCTTACTGATCACTCTCTTGCTCTCACTTGCACTGCTGGCCGGTCTTGGCAGCTACGCCTACTGGATCGAGCAGCGTCCCAGCGGCCATTACCTGTCCGATCTGCGCAGCCAGATCGCGCTTGATCTTGGTCAGCCCGGCCCACGTGGCAACCTGCTGGGCATCCAACCGGAACTGTTCGCCGCCGACTACCAGAGCCTTGACCGCCTGCGCCTGAAACTGGCCGCCTACCTGGATCGCGCCCGTGAGCAAGGCATGCTCAGCGAACGCACCGTCGTCGTGCTGCCCGAGCACATTGGCACCTGGTTGCTGGCCGTCGGCGAGAAGGAAGAGTTCTACCGCGCCAGCGACCGCCACCAGGCCTTGCATTGGCTGGCCGCGAGCAACCCTCTGGATTTCCTCGGAGCCCTGCTCAGCGCCGAAGGCGACACGCGACTGGACGATGCCCTGCTGCGCACCAAGGCAAAAGCGATGGCACGCGACTATCAGCAGTTGTTCGGCGAGCTGGCCCGCGATTACGGCATCACCCTGGTGGCCGGCTCCATCGTCCTGCCCGAACCGCGCGTGGAACTCGGCCGTCTCGAAGTCGGCCGCGGGCCGCTGTACAACGTCAGCCTGGTATTCGATCAGGCCGGCAATCCGCTGGGCCAGCCACAGCGACACCTGTTCAGCGCAAGCGCGCTTACCACCACGGCGCCAAGCGTACTGCAGGTGCTGGACACCCCAGCCGGCAAGCTCGGCGTACTGCTCGGTGGCGACGCCAGCCAACTCACAGGCGAGAAGTCACTGGCTGGCGAGCAGGTCGAGTTGCTCGCCATGCCCAGCGATCTGCAAAGCCACTCGAATGACATGCAGCTCAATCAACAGCTACAGACCCAGGGCATCCGTGCAGGCCTGAAAGTCCACTTGCGTGGACGACTGTGGGAGCGCAGCGGACAATCCCAGGCCCAGGCATTCGATGCTGGCCAACTGAGCCAAGGCGCCAACGACCCTGGCGCGCAACTGATCAACCTGTGGTTATGA
- a CDS encoding IS5 family transposase, translating into MAKRYELPDAACELIADLVSPEQKMGRPRSDDRLMLNGIFWILCSGAAWCDLPERFGPRSTVYQRFRDWRDDGTFDQVLKSLHIRLDQEGLIDLDTWMINSTVVRATRASSGAGKKGARRAGRYALGRSRGGLTTKIHMVCDANGVPLRFLLSPGQASDISNAQALLDQIRISGKQGRPRKRCSWLLADKGYDAEHLRQYCDRYRTQPVIPQRTMKRKPKPGLPRLFDRPKYWQRNIIERMFGRLKENRRIGTRYDKLARSFAAMVTLACTLQCLRQYFSYRA; encoded by the coding sequence ATGGCAAAGCGCTACGAACTCCCAGATGCCGCTTGTGAGTTGATCGCCGATTTGGTTTCCCCCGAACAGAAAATGGGGCGACCTCGCAGTGATGATCGACTGATGCTCAACGGCATCTTCTGGATCTTGTGCTCTGGTGCTGCCTGGTGCGATCTGCCGGAACGCTTCGGCCCACGGTCGACTGTGTATCAACGCTTTCGTGATTGGAGAGACGACGGCACGTTCGATCAGGTGCTTAAGAGTTTGCACATTCGCCTGGATCAGGAAGGGCTGATCGATCTGGATACCTGGATGATCAACTCCACGGTGGTACGAGCAACGCGAGCCTCTTCTGGCGCCGGAAAAAAGGGGGCCAGAAGAGCCGGTAGATATGCGTTGGGACGCAGCAGGGGTGGCCTAACTACCAAGATTCATATGGTTTGCGATGCCAATGGCGTCCCCCTACGCTTTTTACTGTCGCCGGGTCAGGCCAGCGACATCTCGAATGCTCAAGCACTCTTGGATCAGATCCGCATCTCCGGCAAACAAGGTCGACCTCGCAAGCGCTGCAGCTGGTTGCTCGCAGACAAAGGCTACGATGCCGAGCACTTGCGCCAGTACTGTGATCGTTACCGGACGCAGCCTGTGATTCCGCAGCGAACCATGAAGCGCAAGCCCAAGCCGGGACTGCCTCGACTGTTCGACCGTCCGAAATACTGGCAACGGAACATCATCGAGCGGATGTTCGGCCGGCTGAAGGAGAATCGCAGGATTGGCACTCGCTACGACAAGCTGGCAAGAAGTTTTGCCGCCATGGTCACTCTGGCTTGCACGCTGCAGTGCCTACGACAGTACTTTTCGTACAGAGCCTAG
- a CDS encoding AraC family transcriptional regulator, translating to MKASRVRLGDLSVGFTQALADALRAKGLSPEPLLEQFGLDATRLSEPRARLSIPRFMRLGHSAVALCNDPALGLEMGQHSRLSQVGLAGICAAQAPNLREAARTLTRFEPLYAANYRGRSGFSEDARGAWLHFYSISPYNAYNRFVVDSVLAGWQTNLGQVVGHPITPEKVEIEFPHPEYGERYEALFDCPVEFSASANRLRLSNESLALRNPQHCPGTWRHLMELCERELDQLTRTRSLRERVIQLLGPLLHGHEPDLEEVARSLHLPSWTLRRKLAEEGTQFRTILNDTRRDLATAYIRDTELAFGEIAYLLGFASAEAFQRAFKRWLGQTPGDYRRAQRRVGSDSQSSVASSTSDAS from the coding sequence ATGAAAGCTTCACGCGTTCGCCTGGGCGATCTTTCCGTCGGTTTCACCCAGGCACTGGCTGACGCACTGCGCGCCAAAGGCCTGAGCCCCGAGCCCTTGCTCGAACAGTTCGGACTGGACGCCACGCGCCTGAGCGAGCCACGAGCGCGCTTGTCGATCCCACGTTTCATGCGCCTCGGGCACAGTGCAGTTGCCCTGTGCAACGACCCGGCACTGGGTCTGGAGATGGGACAGCACAGTCGCCTCAGCCAGGTCGGCCTGGCGGGCATCTGCGCTGCGCAGGCGCCCAACCTGCGCGAGGCCGCGCGCACTCTGACACGCTTCGAGCCGCTGTATGCCGCCAACTACCGAGGACGCTCGGGCTTCAGCGAAGACGCACGCGGCGCCTGGTTGCACTTCTACTCGATCAGCCCGTACAACGCCTACAACCGCTTCGTGGTAGATTCGGTGCTGGCCGGCTGGCAGACCAATCTGGGCCAGGTGGTTGGCCACCCCATCACCCCGGAAAAGGTCGAAATCGAATTCCCGCACCCTGAATACGGAGAACGCTACGAGGCGCTATTCGATTGTCCGGTGGAGTTCAGCGCCAGCGCCAATCGCCTGCGCCTGAGCAACGAAAGCCTGGCCTTGCGCAACCCACAGCATTGCCCAGGCACCTGGCGGCACCTGATGGAATTGTGCGAGCGCGAACTGGATCAGCTGACCCGCACCCGTAGCCTGCGTGAACGGGTGATCCAGTTGCTCGGCCCATTGCTGCACGGCCATGAACCGGATCTGGAGGAAGTCGCCCGCAGCTTGCATCTGCCCAGCTGGACGCTGCGGCGCAAGCTGGCCGAGGAAGGCACGCAATTTCGCACCATCCTCAACGACACCCGCCGCGACCTGGCCACGGCCTACATCCGCGACACCGAACTGGCTTTCGGTGAGATCGCCTACCTGCTCGGCTTCGCCTCGGCCGAAGCCTTCCAGCGCGCCTTCAAACGCTGGCTTGGGCAAACGCCGGGCGACTATCGACGCGCGCAGCGCCGAGTCGGCAGTGACAGTCAGAGTTCGGTGGCGTCGTCGACGTCGGACGCATCCTGA
- a CDS encoding osmoprotectant NAGGN system M42 family peptidase codes for MQQFPEPDLDYMQKVLLEMLAIPSPTGFTDTIVRYVAERLEELEIPFELTRRGTIRATLRGRQSEYERFDRAVSVHLDTIGAIVREIKDNGRLGLAPVGCWSSRFAEGSRVSLFTDNGVIRGSVLPLMASGHAFNTAVDTMPVSWDHVELRLDAYCATRADCDSLGIAVGDFVAFDPLPEFSESGHISARHLDDKAGAAALLASLKAIRDHGLQPMIDCHPLFTITEEVGSGAAAALPWDVSEFVGIDIAPVAPGQQSSEHAVSVAMQDSGGPYDYHLSRQLLRLAAEQEVPVRRDLFRYYHSDAQSAVAAGHDIRTALLAFGCDATHGYERTHIDSLKALSRLLTAYMMSPPVFASDAQPAQGSLERFSHQLEHDAQMESDTRVPPVDSLVGQHDRDA; via the coding sequence ATGCAACAATTCCCCGAACCCGACCTCGACTACATGCAGAAGGTGCTGCTGGAGATGCTCGCCATCCCCAGCCCCACCGGTTTCACCGACACCATCGTGCGCTATGTCGCCGAGCGTCTCGAAGAGCTGGAGATTCCCTTCGAGCTGACCCGCCGGGGCACCATCCGCGCTACCCTGCGTGGGCGTCAGAGCGAGTACGAGCGTTTCGACCGCGCCGTTTCCGTACACCTGGACACCATTGGCGCCATCGTTCGCGAAATCAAGGACAACGGCCGCCTGGGGCTGGCCCCGGTCGGCTGCTGGTCAAGCCGCTTCGCCGAAGGCAGCCGTGTCAGCCTGTTCACCGACAACGGCGTGATTCGCGGTAGCGTGCTGCCGCTGATGGCCTCGGGGCATGCCTTCAATACCGCCGTCGATACCATGCCGGTAAGCTGGGATCACGTCGAACTGCGCCTGGACGCCTACTGCGCCACGCGCGCCGATTGCGATTCACTGGGCATTGCCGTGGGTGACTTCGTCGCCTTCGACCCGCTGCCGGAGTTTTCCGAAAGCGGTCATATCAGTGCCCGTCACCTTGACGACAAGGCCGGCGCAGCTGCTTTGCTGGCCTCGCTCAAGGCAATTCGCGATCACGGTCTGCAGCCGATGATCGACTGCCACCCGCTGTTCACCATCACCGAGGAGGTCGGCTCCGGTGCCGCTGCCGCCCTGCCCTGGGACGTCAGCGAGTTCGTCGGCATCGACATCGCGCCGGTCGCACCAGGCCAGCAGTCCAGCGAGCACGCCGTCAGCGTCGCCATGCAGGACTCCGGCGGCCCCTACGACTATCACCTGTCACGCCAATTGCTGCGCCTGGCCGCGGAACAGGAGGTACCGGTACGCCGCGATCTGTTCCGCTATTACCACAGCGATGCACAGTCGGCGGTGGCCGCCGGCCACGATATCCGCACTGCGCTGCTGGCCTTCGGCTGCGATGCCACTCATGGCTACGAACGCACCCATATCGACAGTCTCAAGGCCCTCAGCCGCCTGCTCACGGCGTACATGATGAGCCCACCGGTATTCGCCAGTGATGCGCAGCCAGCCCAGGGTTCACTGGAGCGTTTCAGTCACCAGCTGGAGCACGACGCACAGATGGAAAGCGATACCCGTGTTCCTCCGGTGGACAGCCTGGTCGGCCAACATGATCGGGATGCTTGA
- a CDS encoding MarR family winged helix-turn-helix transcriptional regulator, translating to MVDKKVPSEMDLSSVMAFEMPLFQALRRLQQAGEVHAKRLARFGGLTPMQLMVLQVLASETRLTASVLSSRVSLTAATLSGLLDRLEERGLLQRQRDDQDRRRQWLLISDAGRELIQQAPSLMPPEFNQRFAALTEWERHSLTAALLRAAELCGEME from the coding sequence ATGGTCGATAAAAAAGTTCCTTCTGAAATGGATTTGTCATCTGTCATGGCGTTTGAAATGCCACTTTTTCAGGCCCTGCGGCGCCTGCAGCAGGCCGGGGAGGTGCACGCCAAGCGCCTGGCCCGTTTCGGTGGCCTGACCCCCATGCAGTTGATGGTGCTGCAGGTGTTGGCCAGCGAGACACGTCTGACTGCCAGCGTGCTCAGCAGTCGGGTCAGCCTGACGGCGGCGACGCTCTCTGGTCTGCTCGATCGCCTGGAGGAGCGCGGCCTGTTGCAGCGTCAGCGCGACGATCAGGATCGCCGTCGCCAGTGGCTGTTGATCAGCGATGCCGGCCGTGAACTGATCCAGCAGGCGCCTTCACTGATGCCGCCGGAGTTCAATCAGCGTTTCGCTGCCCTGACCGAGTGGGAGCGGCACAGCCTCACTGCGGCACTGCTGCGCGCCGCCGAGCTGTGCGGGGAGATGGAATGA
- the ngg gene encoding N-acetylglutaminylglutamine synthetase, with protein sequence MRSTAFNQRLLRGQTPSYERLQARLAEDHTSQPSQPQAIHCGWGRLLIGHTYPDASDLAEALLGEQPGERDIALYVAAPHQVLAHAPQQLFLDPSDTLRLWFTDYRPARRSFRGFRIRRAQNEADWQAINCLYQTRGMLPIDPDKLTPYHEGGPTYWLAEDEDSGAVIGSVMGLNHQRAFRDPENGSSLWCLAVDPQCSRPGVGEVLVRHLIEHCMSRGLSYLDLSVLHDNKQAKKLYAKLGFRELQTFSLKRKNGINQPLFLGPGPQAELNPYARIIVDEALRRGIEVQVDDAEAGLFTLSQGGRRIRCRESLCDLTSAVSMTLCQDKRLTHRTLSRAGLSVPAQCLAGSAEDNATFLAEHDSVVVKPVDGEQGQGVAVDLRTPGEVQEAIERARVFDQRVLLESYHEGHDLRVLVIGYEVVAAAIRRPAEIIGDGRHSIGKLIDAQSRRRQAATGGESRIPKDAETLRTLHGAGLDYDSVLPAGQRLAVRKTANLHTGGTLEDVTAILHPTLRDAAIKAARALEIPVVGLDLLVPAADQPEYVFIEANERAGLANHEPQPTAERFVDLLFPLSQVPS encoded by the coding sequence ATGCGCTCCACTGCCTTCAATCAGCGCCTGCTGCGCGGCCAGACACCCTCCTACGAGCGTCTACAGGCGCGCCTGGCCGAAGATCACACCAGCCAGCCCAGCCAACCACAAGCCATCCATTGCGGTTGGGGTCGCCTGCTGATCGGCCATACCTATCCGGATGCCAGCGATCTGGCCGAAGCACTGCTCGGCGAGCAACCGGGTGAACGCGACATCGCCCTGTACGTCGCCGCCCCGCACCAGGTACTGGCGCACGCCCCGCAGCAACTGTTCCTCGACCCCTCCGACACCCTGCGTCTGTGGTTCACCGACTACCGACCGGCACGCCGCAGCTTCCGCGGCTTCCGCATTCGCCGTGCACAGAACGAGGCGGACTGGCAGGCTATCAATTGTTTGTACCAGACACGCGGCATGCTGCCGATCGACCCGGACAAACTTACGCCCTATCACGAGGGCGGCCCGACGTACTGGTTGGCAGAGGACGAAGACAGCGGCGCGGTGATCGGCAGCGTGATGGGCCTGAACCACCAGCGCGCCTTCCGCGACCCGGAAAACGGCAGCAGCCTCTGGTGCCTGGCGGTCGACCCGCAGTGCAGCCGCCCCGGCGTCGGCGAAGTGCTGGTACGCCACCTGATCGAACACTGCATGAGTCGCGGCTTGAGCTACCTCGACCTGTCGGTGCTGCACGATAACAAGCAGGCGAAGAAACTCTACGCCAAGCTGGGTTTCCGCGAGTTGCAAACCTTCAGCCTAAAACGCAAGAACGGCATCAACCAGCCATTGTTCCTCGGCCCCGGCCCGCAGGCCGAACTCAACCCCTATGCGCGGATCATCGTCGACGAAGCGCTGCGGCGCGGCATCGAGGTGCAGGTGGACGACGCTGAAGCCGGGCTGTTCACCCTCAGCCAGGGCGGCCGACGCATTCGCTGCCGTGAATCGCTGTGCGACCTGACCAGCGCGGTGAGCATGACCCTATGCCAGGACAAGCGCCTGACTCATCGCACCCTGTCGCGCGCTGGTCTCAGTGTGCCGGCGCAATGCCTGGCCGGCAGCGCCGAAGACAACGCTACCTTCCTCGCCGAGCACGATTCGGTGGTGGTCAAGCCCGTCGACGGCGAACAGGGCCAAGGCGTGGCGGTCGACCTGCGCACGCCGGGCGAAGTACAGGAAGCCATCGAGCGCGCCCGTGTGTTCGATCAGCGCGTACTGCTGGAGAGCTACCACGAAGGCCATGACCTGCGCGTGCTGGTGATCGGCTATGAAGTGGTGGCCGCCGCCATCCGTCGCCCGGCCGAGATCATCGGCGATGGCCGCCACAGCATCGGCAAACTGATCGATGCACAGAGCCGCCGGCGCCAGGCTGCCACCGGTGGCGAGAGCCGTATTCCCAAAGATGCAGAAACCCTGCGCACCCTGCACGGTGCCGGCCTCGACTACGACAGCGTGCTGCCTGCCGGCCAGCGCCTGGCCGTACGCAAGACCGCCAACCTGCACACCGGTGGCACCTTGGAGGACGTCACGGCGATCCTCCACCCGACGCTGCGCGATGCCGCCATCAAGGCCGCGCGCGCGCTGGAGATTCCCGTGGTCGGCCTCGACCTGCTGGTGCCGGCCGCCGATCAACCAGAATACGTATTCATCGAAGCCAACGAGCGTGCCGGCCTGGCCAACCACGAGCCGCAGCCGACCGCCGAACGTTTCGTCGACCTGCTGTTTCCGCTCAGCCAGGTACCGAGCTGA
- a CDS encoding N-acetylglutaminylglutamine amidotransferase, with protein MCGIAGELRFDRRPADLAAVERITHHLAPRGPDAHGFHSQGPIALGHRRLKIMDLAEASGQPMIDSDLGLSMVFNGAIYNYPELRAELEALGYRFFSGGDTEVLLKGYHAWGEALLPRLNGMFAFAVWERDKQNLFIARDRLGVKPLYLSRTGERLRFASSLPALLQGGDIAKTLDAVALNHYLNFHAVVPAPRTILAGVEKLPPATWMRIDADGKVQQKTWWSLQFGPQGEEAGYGLEEWREQVLNTMREAVAIRQRAAVDVGVLLSGGVDSSMLVGLLREAGVDNLLTFSIGFQDAGGERGDEFQYSDLIAQRFATRHHQLRIGEHEILDQLPQAFRAMSEPMVSHDCIAFYLLSREVAKHCKVVQSGQGADELFAGYHWYPQVDGAKDAFAAYRAAFFDREHDEYAACVQPAWLTGDMAGEFVREHFAMPGAEAAVDKALRLDSTVMLVDDPVKRVDNMTMAWGLEARTPFLDYRVAELSARIPAQFKLPDGGKHVLKEAARKVIPSEVIDRPKGYFPVPGLKHLEGATLGWVRDLLLDPSQDRGLFNPTMLDQLLTNPQSQLTPLRGSKLWQLAALNLWLSEQGL; from the coding sequence ATGTGCGGAATAGCTGGAGAACTACGTTTTGATCGACGCCCCGCGGATCTGGCGGCAGTCGAGCGCATCACCCACCACCTGGCCCCTCGCGGCCCCGACGCCCACGGCTTCCACAGCCAAGGCCCCATCGCCCTGGGCCATCGCCGCCTGAAGATCATGGATCTGGCCGAAGCCTCGGGCCAGCCAATGATCGACAGCGATCTCGGCCTCTCGATGGTGTTCAACGGCGCCATCTACAACTACCCCGAATTGCGCGCCGAACTGGAAGCCCTGGGCTACCGGTTCTTCTCTGGTGGCGACACCGAAGTGCTGCTCAAGGGCTACCACGCCTGGGGCGAGGCGCTGCTGCCCAGGCTAAACGGCATGTTCGCCTTCGCCGTCTGGGAACGCGACAAGCAAAACCTGTTCATCGCCCGCGACCGTCTCGGCGTCAAACCGCTTTATCTGTCGCGTACCGGCGAACGCCTTCGCTTTGCCTCGTCGCTGCCAGCCCTGCTGCAAGGCGGCGACATCGCCAAGACGCTGGACGCCGTCGCGCTCAACCACTACCTGAACTTCCACGCAGTGGTACCGGCACCGCGCACCATCCTGGCCGGCGTAGAGAAGCTGCCGCCAGCCACCTGGATGCGTATCGATGCCGACGGCAAGGTTCAGCAGAAAACCTGGTGGTCGCTGCAATTCGGCCCGCAAGGCGAGGAAGCCGGCTACGGCCTGGAAGAATGGCGCGAGCAGGTGCTGAACACCATGCGCGAAGCGGTGGCGATCCGTCAGCGCGCCGCCGTGGATGTCGGCGTACTGCTCTCCGGCGGCGTCGACTCGAGCATGCTGGTCGGCCTGCTGCGCGAAGCCGGCGTGGACAATCTGCTGACCTTCTCCATCGGCTTCCAGGATGCCGGTGGCGAGCGTGGTGACGAATTCCAGTATTCGGATCTGATCGCCCAGCGCTTCGCCACCCGCCACCACCAGTTGCGCATCGGCGAACACGAGATTCTCGATCAGTTGCCACAGGCCTTCCGCGCCATGAGCGAGCCGATGGTCAGCCACGACTGCATCGCCTTCTACCTGCTCTCGCGTGAAGTGGCCAAGCACTGCAAGGTGGTACAGAGCGGTCAGGGCGCCGACGAACTGTTCGCCGGCTACCACTGGTATCCGCAGGTCGATGGCGCCAAGGATGCCTTCGCCGCCTACCGCGCCGCCTTCTTCGACCGCGAGCATGACGAATACGCAGCCTGCGTGCAGCCTGCCTGGCTGACCGGTGACATGGCCGGAGAGTTCGTTCGCGAACACTTCGCCATGCCTGGCGCAGAGGCTGCCGTGGACAAGGCGCTGCGCCTGGACAGCACGGTGATGCTGGTCGACGACCCGGTCAAGCGCGTGGACAACATGACCATGGCCTGGGGCCTGGAGGCGCGCACGCCGTTCCTCGACTACCGCGTGGCGGAACTGTCGGCACGTATTCCGGCGCAGTTCAAGCTGCCCGACGGCGGCAAGCATGTGCTCAAGGAAGCGGCGCGCAAGGTCATCCCCAGCGAGGTGATCGACCGTCCCAAGGGTTATTTCCCGGTGCCTGGCCTCAAGCACCTGGAGGGCGCCACCCTGGGCTGGGTACGCGACCTGCTGCTCGACCCGAGCCAGGATCGCGGCCTGTTCAACCCGACCATGCTCGATCAGCTGCTGACCAACCCGCAGAGCCAGTTGACGCCGTTACGCGGCTCCAAACTGTGGCAACTCGCGGCGCTCAACCTGTGGTTGAGCGAACAGGGCCTGTAA